A region of Sparus aurata chromosome 8, fSpaAur1.1, whole genome shotgun sequence DNA encodes the following proteins:
- the c8h11orf96 gene encoding uncharacterized protein C11orf96 homolog translates to MAAVRQMVMEASGFHALPAHLMASAMEEFPQQLPVPKGPARGKSRSRRSREARFKTQPVTFAEIAEVEEEGSSPLEEERARRSFLQSLENLRRSTQTLHCLPTGHHSCTPAPTQASLDSSDSDSTQ, encoded by the coding sequence ATGGCTGCTGTGCGTCAGATGGTTATGGAGGCGTCTGGCTTCCACGCCCTGCCGGCCCACCTTATGGCCTCAGCCATGGAGGAGTTCCCCCAGCAGCTGCCTGTCCCCAAGGGCCCAGCACGGGGCAAGAGCCGCTCACGCCGATCTCGCGAGGCTCGCTTCAAAACACAGCCTGTCACCTTTGCTGAGATTGCAGAGGTAGAAGAAGAGGGTTCATCAcccctggaggaggagagggcacGTCGTTCCTTCCTGCAGTCCCTAGAGAACCTGCGGCGGAGCACACAGACCCTCCACTGCCTGCCGACTGGCCATCACAGCTGCACCCCTGCACCCACACAGGCCAGCCTGGACTCCAGTGACTCCGACTCTACCCAGTGA